Proteins co-encoded in one Malus sylvestris chromosome 9, drMalSylv7.2, whole genome shotgun sequence genomic window:
- the LOC126582117 gene encoding polyamine oxidase 2-like isoform X1 codes for MASGSKSNHQLRRALCSNGEKRQRSAPSPSVIVIGGGMAGVSAARALHDASIQVVLLESRDRLGGRVCTDYSFGFPIDLGASWLHGVCKENPLAPLIGRLGLPLYRTSGDNSVLYDHDLESYALFDMDGNQVPQDLVTKVGEVFENILKETDAVRQEFSEDMPIARAFSIVFERKPELRLEGVAHKVLQWYLCRMEGWFAADADTISLKCWDQEELLPGGHGLMVRGYLPVINTLAKGLDVRLSHRVKKITRRYNGVKVTVEDGRTFVADAAVVAVPLGVLKAKSITFEPKLPDWKEAAIEDLGVGIENKIVLHFENVFWPNVEFLGVVADTSYCCSYFLNLHKATGHSVLVYMPAGQLAKDIEKMSDEEAANFAFTQLKKILPDASTPIQHLVSRWGSDVNTLGSYSYDMVGKPHDLYEKLRVPVDTLFFAGEATSVDFPGSVHGAFATGAMAAEDCRMRVLERYGELDLFEPVMGEEAMSIPLLISRL; via the exons CGTCTGGAAGCAAGAGTAATCACCAATTGCGAAGAG CTCTTTGCTCAAATGGTGAGAAGAGGCAGCGATCGGCGCCGTCTCCGTCTGTAATAGTTATAGGCGGCGGCATGGCGGGTGTTTCAGCCGCACGTGCTCTCCACGATGCTTCAATTCAG GTTGTGCTGTTGGAGTCTCGAGATAGACTTGGCGGTCGAGTTTGCACCGATTACTCATTCGGTTTCCCCATTGATTTGGGTGCATCATG GTTGCACGGAGTATGCAAAGAGAATCCATTGGCACCATTGATTGGGAGACTGGGGTTACCCTTATACCGTACGAGTGGAGATAACTCTGTGTTATATGACCATGACTTGGAAAG CTATGCACTCTTTGATATGGATGGGAATCAAGTTCCTCAAGATTTGGTCACGAAAGTTGGCGAAGTATTTGAGAACATTTTGAAAGAG ACAGACGCGGTAAGACAGGAATTTAGTGAGGACATGCCCATTGCCCGTGCTTTCTCAATTGTTTTTGAAAGGAAACCAGAATTAAG GTTGGAAGGAGTTGCGCATAAGGTACTGCAGTGGTATTTGTGCAGAATGGAAGGTTGGTTTGCTGCAGATGCTGATACAATTTCACTTAAATGCTGGGATCAG GAAGAACTGCTCCCTGGTGGTCATGGTCTGATGGTCAGGGGTTACCTCCCTGTTATTAACACCCTTGCCAAGGGTCTCGATGTACGCTTGAGCCACAG GGTCAAAAAAATAACAAGGCGATATAATGGGGTGAAGGTAACAGTAGAGGATGGGAGAACGTTTGTTGCAGATGCTGCTGTTGTTGCTGTTCCTCTCGGTGTGCTTAAAGCAAAGAGCATAACGTTTGAGCCAAAGCTACCCGATTGGAAGGAAGCAGCCATTGAAGACCTCGGAGTGGGAATTGAGAATAAAATCGTATTGCACTTTGAAAATGTGTTTTGGCCAAACGTGGAGTTCTTAGGAGTGGTTGCTGACACATCTTATTGCTGCAGCTACTTTCTAAATCTTCACAAGGCAACCGGTCACTCTGTGCTTGTTTATATGCCTGCAGGGCAGCTGGCTAAAGACATAGAGAAAATGTCTGATGAAGAGGCTGCTAATTTTGCTTTTACGCAACTCAAGAAGATCCTTCCAGATGCTTCTACTCCG ATTCAGCATCTTGTTTCTCGCTGGGGTAGCGATGTTAACACGCTCGGGTCTTATAGCTACGACATGGTAGGCAAACCGCATGATCTGTACGAGAAGCTAAGGGTCCCGGTGGATACCCTATTTTTTGCCGGGGAGGCAACAAGTGTGGACTTCCCAGGCTCAGTGCACGGTGCATTCGCTACTGGAGCAATGGCAGCCGAAGACTGCAGGATGAGAGTTCTTGAGCGTTATGGGGAGTTGGATTTGTTCGAGCCAGTCATGGGCGAGGAGGCCATGTCTATACCGCTTCTTATCTCCCGCCTGTAA
- the LOC126582117 gene encoding polyamine oxidase 2-like isoform X2 yields MASGSKSNHQLRRALCSNGEKRQRSAPSPSVIVIGGGMAGVSAARALHDASIQVVLLESRDRLGGRVCTDYSFGFPIDLGASWLHGVCKENPLAPLIGRLGLPLYRTSGDNSVLYDHDLESYALFDMDGNQVPQDLVTKVGEVFENILKEANAVRQEFSEDMPIARAFSIVFERKPELRLEGVAHKVLQWYLCRMEGWFAADADTISLKCWDQEELLPGGHGLMVRGYLPVINTLAKGLDVRLSHRVKKITRRYNGVKVTVEDGRTFVADAAVVAVPLGVLKAKSITFEPKLPDWKEAAIEDLGVGIENKIVLHFENVFWPNVEFLGVVADTSYCCSYFLNLHKATGHSVLVYMPAGQLAKDIEKMSDEEAANFAFTQLKKILPDASTPIQHLVSRWGSDVNTLGSYSYDMVGKPHDLYEKLRVPVDTLFFAGEATSVDFPGSVHGAFATGAMAAEDCRMRVLERYGELDLFEPVMGEEAMSIPLLISRL; encoded by the exons CGTCTGGAAGCAAGAGTAATCACCAATTGCGAAGAG CTCTTTGCTCAAATGGTGAGAAGAGGCAGCGATCGGCGCCGTCTCCGTCTGTAATAGTTATAGGCGGCGGCATGGCGGGTGTTTCAGCCGCACGTGCTCTCCACGATGCTTCAATTCAG GTTGTGCTGTTGGAGTCTCGAGATAGACTTGGCGGTCGAGTTTGCACCGATTACTCATTCGGTTTCCCCATTGATTTGGGTGCATCATG GTTGCACGGAGTATGCAAAGAGAATCCATTGGCACCATTGATTGGGAGACTGGGGTTACCCTTATACCGTACGAGTGGAGATAACTCTGTGTTATATGACCATGACTTGGAAAG CTATGCACTCTTTGATATGGATGGGAATCAAGTTCCTCAAGATTTGGTCACGAAAGTTGGCGAAGTATTTGAGAACATTTTGAAAGAGGCAA ACGCGGTAAGACAGGAATTTAGTGAGGACATGCCCATTGCCCGTGCTTTCTCAATTGTTTTTGAAAGGAAACCAGAATTAAG GTTGGAAGGAGTTGCGCATAAGGTACTGCAGTGGTATTTGTGCAGAATGGAAGGTTGGTTTGCTGCAGATGCTGATACAATTTCACTTAAATGCTGGGATCAG GAAGAACTGCTCCCTGGTGGTCATGGTCTGATGGTCAGGGGTTACCTCCCTGTTATTAACACCCTTGCCAAGGGTCTCGATGTACGCTTGAGCCACAG GGTCAAAAAAATAACAAGGCGATATAATGGGGTGAAGGTAACAGTAGAGGATGGGAGAACGTTTGTTGCAGATGCTGCTGTTGTTGCTGTTCCTCTCGGTGTGCTTAAAGCAAAGAGCATAACGTTTGAGCCAAAGCTACCCGATTGGAAGGAAGCAGCCATTGAAGACCTCGGAGTGGGAATTGAGAATAAAATCGTATTGCACTTTGAAAATGTGTTTTGGCCAAACGTGGAGTTCTTAGGAGTGGTTGCTGACACATCTTATTGCTGCAGCTACTTTCTAAATCTTCACAAGGCAACCGGTCACTCTGTGCTTGTTTATATGCCTGCAGGGCAGCTGGCTAAAGACATAGAGAAAATGTCTGATGAAGAGGCTGCTAATTTTGCTTTTACGCAACTCAAGAAGATCCTTCCAGATGCTTCTACTCCG ATTCAGCATCTTGTTTCTCGCTGGGGTAGCGATGTTAACACGCTCGGGTCTTATAGCTACGACATGGTAGGCAAACCGCATGATCTGTACGAGAAGCTAAGGGTCCCGGTGGATACCCTATTTTTTGCCGGGGAGGCAACAAGTGTGGACTTCCCAGGCTCAGTGCACGGTGCATTCGCTACTGGAGCAATGGCAGCCGAAGACTGCAGGATGAGAGTTCTTGAGCGTTATGGGGAGTTGGATTTGTTCGAGCCAGTCATGGGCGAGGAGGCCATGTCTATACCGCTTCTTATCTCCCGCCTGTAA
- the LOC126582116 gene encoding protein NPG1-like encodes MESGEYEEGMEVEFSANGNSMKATEVQAKLDEGNIQEAESSLREGLSLNFEEARALLGKLEYQRGNLEGALRVFDGIDLQAAIERLQPNLAEKTPSKKGRSRSDSQHTVPQHAATLVLDAIYLKAKSLQKLGRLKEAANECNNVLDAVEKIFHQGIPDAQVDGRLQETVSQSVELLPELWKQAGYPQEAISAYRRALLSQWNLDNDRCARIQKGFAVFLLYSGVEAGPPSLGAQVEGSYVPKNNLEEAILLLMILLRKLSLGKTKWDSSLMEHLTFALSLCNQTFVLAKQLEEIMPGVYHRVDRWNSLALCYCGAGQNQEALNLLRKSLHKHERPEELMALLLAAKICSEDSYVAAEGVGYAQRAISNAQGLDEHLKGVGLRLLGLCLGKQAKVSSSDFERSRLQSEALKSLNEAINLEPNNSDLAFELGVHYAEHRNLDTALCYAKKFIDQTGGCLIKGWRLLALVLSAQQRFSEAHVVTDAALDETAKWEQGPLLRLKAKLKISQSLPMDAIETYRNLLALVQAQRKSFGPLRISLQVEDDKVNEFEVWHGLSDLYSSLSYWKDAEICLSKARELKQHSAETLHAEGVIFEGRGQIQEALATYIDCLLLEPCYVPCKILIAALLSKMGSTALPVARSLLSDALRIDPSNRKAWYYLGMIHRDDGRIGDAIDCFQAASMLEESDPIESFSSVL; translated from the exons ATGGAGTCTGGAGAGTATGAGGAAGGCATGGAGGTTGAATTCTCTGCAAATGGGAATTCCATGAAAGCAACAGAGGTTCAGGCCAAGCttgatgaaggaaatattcAGGAGGCAGAGTCTTCATTACGAGAAGGGCTATCACTCAATTTCGAG GAAGCAAGAGCCCTTCTTGGAAAGCTGGAGTATCAAAGAGGTAACCTAGAAGGTGCACTTCGTGTGTTTGATGGCATTGATCTTCAAGCTGCCATAGAGCGATTGCAACCTAATCTTGCTGAGAAAACACCTTCTAAGAAGGGCCGATCTCGTTCTGACTCACAGCATACAGTCCCACAGCATGCTGCTACTCTCGTTCTTGATGCCATATACTTAAAAGCCAAGTCTCTACAAAAGCTTGGGAGATTAAAAG AAGCTGCTAATGAATGCAACAATGTTCTTGATGCCGTGGAAAAAATATTCCATCAGGGCATACCTGATGCACAAGTAGATGGCAGATTACAAGAGACAGTCAGCCAATCTGTGGAGCTTCTTCCTGAGCTTTGGAAGCAAGCTGGCTACCCTCAAGAAGCAATATCTGCTTATAGACGTGCCCTACTTAGTCAATGGAACCTTGACAACGACCGTTGTGCAAGAATTCAGAAAGGGTTTGCTGTGTTTTTGCTGTACAGTGGAGTAGAGGCTGGTCCACCCAGTTTAGGTGCTCAGGTTGAAGGTTCATATGTCCCTAAAAATAATCTGGAGGAGGCTATTCTGCTTTTGATGATCCTTTTGAGAAAATTGTCCCTAGGTAAAACCAAATGGGATTCATCATTGATGGAACATCTAACGTTTGCTTTATCTTTATGCAACCAAACTTTTGTTTTAGCCAAGCAACTTGAAGAAATCATGCCTGGAGTATATCACCGTGTTGATCGTTGGAATTCTTTAGCCCTTTGTTATTGTGGAGCAGGACAGAACCAAGAGGCTTTGAACCTATTAAGGAAGTCTTTGCACAAACATGAACGACCAGAGGAACTGATGGCATTGTTATTGGCCGCCAAAATCTGCAGTGAGGATTCCTATGTTGCAGCTGAGGGAGTGGGATATGCACAAAGGGCTATTAGCAATGCTCAGGGGTTGGATGAACATTTAAAGGGTGTAGGACTTCGCTTGTTGGGTCTTTGTTTGGGGAAGCAAGCAAAAGTTTCTTCCTCTGACTTTGAGAGGTCACGTCTTCAGTCTGAAGCACTGAAATCACTAAATGAGGCCATTAATTTGGAGCCGAACAATTCAGATTTGGCTTTCGAGTTGGGTGTTCACTACGCTGAGCACCGAAATCTAGATACTGCTTTGTGCTATGCAAAAAAGTTCATTGATCAAACAGGAGGCTGCCTAATAAAGGGTTGGAGGTTGCTTGCTCTTGTTTTGTCTGCTCAACAGCGATTTTCAGAAGCTCATGTGGTCACTGATGCTGCTTTAGATGAGACCGCAAAATGGGAACAAGGGCCACTTCTCAGGCTTAAAGCAAAGCTAAAAATCTCCCAATCGTTACCCATGGATGCAATTGAAACTTATCGTAACCTTCTTGCTTTGGTTCAAGCTCAAAGGAAATCCTTTGGGCCTCTCAGAATTAGTCTTCAG GTTGAGGATGATAAAGTCAATGAATTTGAGGTTTGGCATGGATTATCAGACTTATACTCTAGCCTTTCATATTGGAAGGATGCTGAAATTTGTTTGAGTAAAGCCAGAGAGCTGAAGCAACACTCTGCAGAAACGCTGCATGCGGAAG GTGTCATCTTTGAAGGACGGGGACAAATTCAGGAAGCTCTAGCCACTTATATCGATTGTCTTCTGCTAGAACCCTGTTATGTTCCGTGCAAGATTTTGATTGCCGCTCTTCTGTCAAAGATGGGATCAACAGCATTGCCTGTGGCAAGGAGCTTGCTCTCGGATGCATTAAGGATCGATCCTAGCAATCGAAAGGCTTGGTATTACTTGGGAATGATTCACAGAGATGATGGACGAATAGGGGATGCCATAGACTGCTTCCAGGCAGCTTCCATGCTTGAAGAATCTGATCCTATTGAAAGCTTCAGCTCTGTTCTCTGA
- the LOC126582117 gene encoding polyamine oxidase 2-like isoform X3, producing MASGSKSNHQLRRALCSNGEKRQRSAPSPSVIVIGGGMAGVSAARALHDASIQVVLLESRDRLGGRVCTDYSFGFPIDLGASWLHGVCKENPLAPLIGRLGLPLYRTSGDNSVLYDHDLESYALFDMDGNQVPQDLVTKVGEVFENILKETDAVRQEFSEDMPIARAFSIVFERKPELRLEGVAHKVLQWYLCRMEGWFAADADTISLKCWDQAKLLPGGHGLMVRGYLPVINTLAKGLDVRLSHRVKKITRRYNGVKVTVEDGRTFVADAAVVAVPLGVLKAKSITFEPKLPDWKEAAIEDLGVGIENKIVLHFENVFWPNVEFLGVVADTSYCCSYFLNLHKATGHSVLVYMPAGQLAKDIEKMSDEEAANFAFTQLKKILPDASTPIQHLVSRWGSDVNTLGSYSYDMVGKPHDLYEKLRVPVDTLFFAGEATSVDFPGSVHGAFATGAMAAEDCRMRVLERYGELDLFEPVMGEEAMSIPLLISRL from the exons CGTCTGGAAGCAAGAGTAATCACCAATTGCGAAGAG CTCTTTGCTCAAATGGTGAGAAGAGGCAGCGATCGGCGCCGTCTCCGTCTGTAATAGTTATAGGCGGCGGCATGGCGGGTGTTTCAGCCGCACGTGCTCTCCACGATGCTTCAATTCAG GTTGTGCTGTTGGAGTCTCGAGATAGACTTGGCGGTCGAGTTTGCACCGATTACTCATTCGGTTTCCCCATTGATTTGGGTGCATCATG GTTGCACGGAGTATGCAAAGAGAATCCATTGGCACCATTGATTGGGAGACTGGGGTTACCCTTATACCGTACGAGTGGAGATAACTCTGTGTTATATGACCATGACTTGGAAAG CTATGCACTCTTTGATATGGATGGGAATCAAGTTCCTCAAGATTTGGTCACGAAAGTTGGCGAAGTATTTGAGAACATTTTGAAAGAG ACAGACGCGGTAAGACAGGAATTTAGTGAGGACATGCCCATTGCCCGTGCTTTCTCAATTGTTTTTGAAAGGAAACCAGAATTAAG GTTGGAAGGAGTTGCGCATAAGGTACTGCAGTGGTATTTGTGCAGAATGGAAGGTTGGTTTGCTGCAGATGCTGATACAATTTCACTTAAATGCTGGGATCAGGCAA AACTGCTCCCTGGTGGTCATGGTCTGATGGTCAGGGGTTACCTCCCTGTTATTAACACCCTTGCCAAGGGTCTCGATGTACGCTTGAGCCACAG GGTCAAAAAAATAACAAGGCGATATAATGGGGTGAAGGTAACAGTAGAGGATGGGAGAACGTTTGTTGCAGATGCTGCTGTTGTTGCTGTTCCTCTCGGTGTGCTTAAAGCAAAGAGCATAACGTTTGAGCCAAAGCTACCCGATTGGAAGGAAGCAGCCATTGAAGACCTCGGAGTGGGAATTGAGAATAAAATCGTATTGCACTTTGAAAATGTGTTTTGGCCAAACGTGGAGTTCTTAGGAGTGGTTGCTGACACATCTTATTGCTGCAGCTACTTTCTAAATCTTCACAAGGCAACCGGTCACTCTGTGCTTGTTTATATGCCTGCAGGGCAGCTGGCTAAAGACATAGAGAAAATGTCTGATGAAGAGGCTGCTAATTTTGCTTTTACGCAACTCAAGAAGATCCTTCCAGATGCTTCTACTCCG ATTCAGCATCTTGTTTCTCGCTGGGGTAGCGATGTTAACACGCTCGGGTCTTATAGCTACGACATGGTAGGCAAACCGCATGATCTGTACGAGAAGCTAAGGGTCCCGGTGGATACCCTATTTTTTGCCGGGGAGGCAACAAGTGTGGACTTCCCAGGCTCAGTGCACGGTGCATTCGCTACTGGAGCAATGGCAGCCGAAGACTGCAGGATGAGAGTTCTTGAGCGTTATGGGGAGTTGGATTTGTTCGAGCCAGTCATGGGCGAGGAGGCCATGTCTATACCGCTTCTTATCTCCCGCCTGTAA